From Excalfactoria chinensis isolate bCotChi1 chromosome 4, bCotChi1.hap2, whole genome shotgun sequence, one genomic window encodes:
- the LOC140251465 gene encoding centrin-2 — translation MGEGSIEHRPDRTESRTEAAAGGMASSFKKPSLGAASQRKKSSPKPELTEEQKQEIREAFDLFDTDGTGNIDVKELKVAMRALGFEPKKEEIKKMISDIDKEGTGKISFNDFLVVMTQKMAEKDSKEEILKAFKLFDDDETGKISFKNLKRVAKELGENLTDEELQEMIDEADRDGDGEVNEQEFLRIMKKTSLY, via the exons ATGGGGGAAGGCAGCATTGAGCACCGGCCTGACAGGACCGAGAGCCGCACTGAGGCAGCGGCCGGCGGGATG GCCTCCAGCTTCAAGAAGCCCTCGCTGGGAGCGGCGTCCCAGAGGAAGAAATCGAGTCCCAAACCGGAGCTGACTGAAGAGCAGAAGCAAGAGATCCGGGAGGCCTTCGACCTGTTTGACACTGATGGCACCGGGAACATAGACGTTAAGGAGCTAAAG GTGGCCATGAGAGCTCTAGGGTTTGAACCTAAGAAAGAAGAGATCAAGAAAATGATATCAGACATCGATAaggaaggaacaggaaaaaTCAGCTTCAACGACTTCTTGGTGGTGATGACCCAGAAGATG GCTGAAAAAGATTCCAAAGAGGAGATTCTCAAAGCTTTTAAGCTCTTTGATGATGATGAAACTGGCAAAATCTCTTTCAAAAACCTCAAACGGGTAGCCAAAGAACTGGGTGAAAACCTTACAGATGAAGAGCTGCAG GAAATGATTGATGAAGCAGATAGAGACGGGGATGGGGAAGTGAACGAGCAGGAATTCTTGAGGATCATGAAGAAGACCAGCCTTTACTGA
- the NSDHL gene encoding sterol-4-alpha-carboxylate 3-dehydrogenase, decarboxylating, translating into MTTRFRSSGKKCAVIGGSGFLGQHMVEKLLDKGYSVNVFDIQKRFDNDRVQFFLGDLCNKEALLPALQDVSVAFHCASPAPSSDNRELFYKVNFMGTKAVIEACKEAGVQKLVLTSSASVVFEGTDIKNGTEDLPYAKKPIDYYTETKILQEKEVLSANDPDNNFFTTAIRPHGIFGPRDPQLVPILIQAAKSGKMKFIIGDGKNLVDFTYVENVVHGHILAAERLQKDSPVCGKAFHITNDEPIPFWAFMSRILTGLNYDAPKYYIPYWLAYYLALFLSLVVWLLSPLITIKPTFTPMRVALAGTFHYYSCERAKRDMGYKPVVSLDEAIDRTLQNYPHLRRAKA; encoded by the exons ATGACCACACGCTTCAGATCG AGTGGTAAGAAATGTGCCGTGATTGGCGGCTCTGGATTCCTAGGCCAGCATATGGTAGAGAAGCTGCTGGACAAGGGTTACTCAGTCAACGTGTTTGATATTCAGAAGAGATTTGACAATGACAGAGTGCAGTTTTTCCTGGGAGACCTTTGCAACAAAGAG GCCTTACTCCCAGCTTTACAAGATGTTTCAGTAGCATTTCACTGTGCATCGCCAGCACCTTCAAGTGACAACAGGGAGCTGTTTTATAAGGTGAATTTTATGGGAACCAAAGCTGTCATTGAAGCCTGCAAAGAAGCTGGAGTGCAG AAATTGGTGTTAACTAGCAGTGCCAGTGTTGTTTTTGAGGGAACAGACATAAAAAATGGAACAGAAGACCTCCCTTATGCAAAAAAACCTATTGACTATTACACGGAGACAAAGATCCTACAGGAGAAG gaAGTGCTGAGTGCAAATGACCCAGACAACAACTTCTTCACTACTGCTATTCGCCCACATGGAATATTTGGCCCTAGAGACCCTCAGCTGGTTCCCATCCTCATCCAAGCAGCTAAGAGTGGCAAAATGAAGTTCATAATTGG ggatgggaagaACTTAGTGGATTTCACCTATGTGGAAAATGTTGTCCATGGACATATCCTGGCTGCAGAACGCCTTCAGAAAGACTCTCCTGTGTGTGGGAAG GCATTTCATATCACAAATGATGAACCAATCCCTTTCTGGGCTTTCATGTCCCGTATCTTGACTGGCTTGAACTACGATGCACCCAAGTACTATATTCCCTACTGGCTGGCATATTACCTGGCCCTGTTCTTGTCTCTAGTGGTGTGGCTGCTAAGTCCACTGATCACCATCAAGCCCACTTTTACCCCGATGCGGGTAGCATTAGCTGGAACGTTTCACTACTATAGCTGTGAACGGGCCAAGAGGGACATGGGCTACAAGCCAGTGGTGAGCTTGGATGAGGCAATAGACAGGACTCTCCAAAACTACCCCCACCTACGCCGTGCTAAGGCCTGA